The sequence below is a genomic window from Leptotrichia trevisanii DSM 22070.
ATTATTTATGCTTTCTTCATAAAATTTTTCCTTTTCCTCAATACCATTTAATCCTTTATTTTTAAGAACTTTTGTACTGTCAACAAGTTTTTTTGTAGGAATACACCCAATATTTATACAAGTTCCTCCATACATCTTATCAGATTTCTCAATCAAAGCCACATTCTGACCTTTCCCAGCCAAAAATCCTGCCAAAGTTTTTCCACCTTTTCCAAATCCAATTATTATTGCATCATATTTTTTCATTTTCTTCGTCCTTTCCATTTTATACAATTATAGTTACATAATTGTATTCATTATAAAATTAGATTTCCTTGTCTTAAGAATACCACATTTTTTATAAAAAAACAAGAGTATTTGTGTTTACAAATTTTATTATTTTTTCAATCCCCTTGATAACTAAAATATCCAAAGTTTTCTCATCTTCCATAAACCCTATCCCATATAATCATCTGAAAATTCAGGAGACATCATTATAATTGTTCTAATTGAATTTTTTAAAACTTTATCAGACAATTTTCTTTTTGCTTTTACCACATTATTTCCTTGATTCTTACATCCTATTAACAGACAAAGCAACATCAGTAAAATATATTTATTCATTTATAATTCCGCCTTTTCAAAGTTTTTATTCCTTTTGATTTTTACATTCTGTACCAAATCCCGCCATCCTGCACTCATCATCAAAAAATAGCAAATATCCTTCCCAAATTTCAATTTCCAGAAAAATTCTCTTCCCTTCCTTTAAATAAACTGTTTTTTCATCAGCCCAATATTTTTCCAGCTTATCCTCAATTTCTATTTCCACATGCTCATACAATCCATATTCATAATCTAAAATAACTGAATTCCACTTAAATTTTAATACCGCTTCCAGTTCAATTTCTTTTTCAATTTTTTCATTTTCACTAACTATTTCTATTTTTTTCAGTTCTCCTGTTACATAAGATAAATATATTTTTATCTCTCCGTTATTAAAAGAAAAAATCATATCTCGCTCACTTACCACATCCTTACTTTTTCCAGTAAAATCTATCATCTTCAATTTCAAATTTTCCATAAATCAAAATTCCTTCTGCATAATTATTCCTATTAATTAAAATTATTATATTTTCGCAAATTTTTACTCCAAAATAAATATCAAACTTTTTATCAGTAAAATAACATCCAATAATATTGTTGGAAATATCAATCTCCAAAAAATCTAATTCTTTAACTTTTATACCAGCTTCATTGTATTCTTCCCTCTTAAAATAAATATCGCCTTCTATTATATTTTCAGGGACTTCTATTTTAGGTGTAAATTTAGCCATTTTCAATATATTGAGAATTTCCAGCGAATTTATTCTCCCATCTTCTCCTATTGATAAATAAAAACTGTATAATTTTTTTTCATATGAAACACTTGAAAGTTCCTTTACCTTCCTATTTAAATTAATCTCCACATATTCATCAGAATTATTTTCAAATTTATCAATATTTTTTACAAATTCCAGTTTCTCTATTCTCATAAAATTCTCCATTTTTTATTTCTTTTATGATTTAATTTTTCTTTTTTTTGTTTTCTTCAATTCTTCTAATTCGTCATTTATTTTCAGAGCTTGATTATATTTCCCCTGCTTTTCGTACAATTTGGCTAAACTCGTTAATGCAAGTTCCTTATGTGCAAGTTTTTTTGCTTTTAAAAGGTTATTTTCAGCTTTGCCATAATCTCCTTTCATTTCATAAACTTCTGCTAACAGACGCAATAATCTTGCTCTTTTTTCTTCAATATATTTCACATTGTCTTCTGAATGTGAAAATAATTTTTCCGATTCCTTTAATAACCATTCTTCTGCTTTAATATAATCTTTTTTTGATATATAAAGCTCCCCTAAAAGTCTTTCTGCATTCGGATATTTTTCATTAACAAGCTCCTTGTACAGCTTTTCAGCTTCATCAAAGTAATCGTGCCTCTGATAATAAAAAGCCAAAGCATTTTTTACCTCAATATTTTTATTTAAATTTCTTTTAAATGCTTCCACCACTTCACTATCAATTTCTTTCTTTTCTCCATACACCCACACTCTAAACAAGGTGTCTTCCCTATAATCTCCCTGATCCATTGCCTTTATATAATATTTTCTTGCATTCATTTCATCTCTCTGATTAGCATAAATATGTCCTGCAAATGTACTTGCTTCCTTCACTCCTCTGTTCGAGCCTTTTCTTGCCCATTTCAGTGCCTCTTCATTTTCCCCTCTCGCACTATAATTTCTTGCCAGATAATAATCTGCCATCGGAATATCCTTTTCCACACTTTTAAAATACACTACCCCAATTCGTAAATATTTTCTCTGAACTTCTATCCCCTTTTGCAAAATTCTTTCCTTTTCTGCCATTGTCGAATTTTTCTTCATTTCAGCAATTTCCATTTTTGCCTTTTTTAAAGCTCCTTTTTCCTCCTCTGACAATGGGATATTTCCAGCACAGCTCACTAAAAATAATACACTTATCAAAATTAAAACTATTTTTTTCATAACTTTCCCTTTCTATATTTTTCCAATATTAACAAAATTTATATTTTTAATTTTATACAGTAATATTATACCTCATTTTTGTTTATATTCCATTTTATACTATTTCCCATTTAAAGAGCAGAAATCAAAAAATTTATAAAATTAAAGTTATTTTTTTATAGGGTTATGCCTTTCACCATACAAAAAAGACTGAAAAAAATTCCAGCCTTTAATTAAATATTTCTATACCAATCTTTCGCCCTATTTTACTATTAGGAATTTCTATAAATTTATAATTAAATCCGTTTTTTGTTACAATACTTATATCATTTAGTTCAATAAATGATGTATTTCTTAAAAAAAATATAAATTATTACAATTAACAAAAGATGTAATGGATAAAAACTGTAAAACATATATTTTGTAATTTTATTATGAATACCTTGCTTTCCATTGTAGAGCCATATAAAAACTAATGAAAATATTGCAAATGATTGTA
It includes:
- a CDS encoding tetratricopeptide repeat protein, coding for MKKIVLILISVLFLVSCAGNIPLSEEEKGALKKAKMEIAEMKKNSTMAEKERILQKGIEVQRKYLRIGVVYFKSVEKDIPMADYYLARNYSARGENEEALKWARKGSNRGVKEASTFAGHIYANQRDEMNARKYYIKAMDQGDYREDTLFRVWVYGEKKEIDSEVVEAFKRNLNKNIEVKNALAFYYQRHDYFDEAEKLYKELVNEKYPNAERLLGELYISKKDYIKAEEWLLKESEKLFSHSEDNVKYIEEKRARLLRLLAEVYEMKGDYGKAENNLLKAKKLAHKELALTSLAKLYEKQGKYNQALKINDELEELKKTKKRKIKS